One Phyllostomus discolor isolate MPI-MPIP mPhyDis1 chromosome 10, mPhyDis1.pri.v3, whole genome shotgun sequence genomic window carries:
- the ATXN7L1 gene encoding ataxin-7-like protein 1 isoform X9 has translation MAPKTTTSLTEDFQTHSLSHRRAVPGRKKQFDLLLAEHKAKSREKEVKDKEHLLTSTREVLPNQSGQAQDPLPGSSGSSGPELKVASPAKSRPPNSVLPSRPIPNKSKLKRKRNPWVTHQPPGNFLAAWDFRLVEDSWSRECKKPGPSSANSISSTTSSNHSGYTPEPPLPPVGGDLASRLSSDEGEMDGADESEKLDCQFSTHHPRPLGFCSFGSRLMGRGYYVFDRRWDRFRFALNSMVEKHLNSQMWKHRNPSHRASGPSPLFRTCLTNLLSLSNIGAAWVSTLESVAPRCPLNLAAQTPGPEGPELGGMAADGAVEDIRKKRNGQDSFFFNKHLTLHQETPTQYSLSARKIPPAADSPMPSPAAHITTPVPASVLQPFSNPSAVYLPSAPISSRLTSSYIMTSAMLSNAAFVTSPDPSALMSHTTAFPHVAATLSIMDSTFKAPSAVSPIPAVIPSPSHKPSKTKTSKSSKVKDLSARSDESPSNKKRKPQSSTSSSSSSFSLQTSLSSSLSGPHKKNCVLNASSALNSYQAALPYNSLSMHNSNNGVSPLSAKLEPSGRTSLPGGPTDIGRHVGSVGGGSDSCPLSVPSLAGDLSLASHNAVSSLPLSFDKSEGKKRKNSSSSSKACKITKMPGMNSVHKKNPPSLLAPMPDPVNSTSSRQVGKNSSLALSQSSPSSMSSPGHSRQKTTNRTGRIRTLP, from the exons ATGgcaccaaaaacaacaacaagccTTACAGAAGACTTTCAG ACGCATTCACTAAGCCATCGGAGGGCAGTCCCGGGCCGGAAAAAGCAATTTGACCTTCTTCTGGCAGAACACAAAGCCAAGTCCCgggaaaaagaagttaaagataaagagcatCTTCTGACTTCAACAAGGGAAGTACTTCCAAACCAATCCGGGCAGGCACAGGACCCTTTGCCAGGATCTTCAGGGAGCTCTGGGCCAGAACTTAAAGTTGCATCCCCTGCAAAATCCAGGCCACctaactctgtgcttcctag CAGACCTATTCCGAACAAGAGtaagctgaaaagaaaaagaaatccttggGTGACACATCAGCCACCAGGCAACTTCCTGGCTGCTTGGGATTTCAGATTAGTTGAAGATTCGTGGAGCAGGGAGTGCAAAAAACCTGG ACCATCATCTGCAAATAGCATAAGCAGCACCACATCTTCAAATCATAGTGGCTACACTCCGGaaccccctctgcccccagttGGAGGTGACCTTGCCAGCCGACTGTCAAGTGATGAAGGGGAGATGGACGGAGCCGATGAATCTGAGAAGTTAGATTGTCAGTTCTCCACCCACCATCCTAGACCTCTTGGG ttttgctCATTCGGAAGTCGCCTCATGGGACGAGGGTACTATGTGTTTGATAGAAGATGGGATCGTTTTCGATTCGCACTAAACTCCATGGTAGAAAAACACTTGAATTCACAGATGTGGAA GCACAGAAACCCGAGCCACAGGGCATCAGGTCCCTCCCCCCTTTTCAGGACTTGCCTAACCAATCTACTGTCACTGAGCAACATTGGGGCTGCCTGGGTGTCAACTCTGGAGAGCGTAGCACCCCGCTGCCCTCTCAACCTCGCTGCCCAAACCCCAGGCCCGGAGGGGCCCGAACTTGGAGGGATGGCAGCCGATGGGGCCGTGGAAGACATTAGGAAGAAAAGGAACGGCCAagactcttttttctttaacaagcATTTAACTCTGCATCAGGAGACGCCAACACAGTATTCTCTTTCAGCCAG GAAGATCCCTCCTGCGGCAGATAGCCCCATGCCCTCGCCAGCAGCCCACATCACCACCCCTGTTCCAGCATCCGTTTTACAGCCTTTCAGCAACCCCAGTGCTGTGTATCTTCCTTCAGCTCCCATCAGCTCGAGACTCACCTCTTCTTACATAATGACATCAGCCATGCTCTCAAACGCAGCTTTTGTGACATCGCCGGACCCGAGTGCCCTCATGTCACACACCACAGCTTTCCCTCATGTGGCTGCAACCCTCAGCATCATGGACTCAACCTTCAAGGCCCCATCCGCGGTGTCCCCGATACCAGCCGTCATCCCTTCCCCATCCCACAAGCCATCCAAAACCAAAACCAGCAAATCCTCAAAAGTCAAAGACCTGTCTGCCCGTAGCGACGAGTCTCCAAGTAACAAAAAGAGGAAGCCGCAGTCCtcaacttcctcctcctcctcctcattctccttGCAGACATCCCTCTCGTCTTCATTATCAGGGCCCCACAAAAAGAACTGTGTTTTGAATGCCAGTTCAGCTTTGAACTCCTATCAGGCGGCCCTTCCCTATAACAGTCTGTCCATGCACAACTCAAACAATGGGGTGAGCCCACTCAGTGCCAAACTGGAGCCCTCAGGACGGACCTCGCTGCCCGGTGGCCCCACGGACATAGGGAGACACGTGGGCTCGGTGGGCGGTGGCAGTGACTCCTGTCCCCTCTCAGTGCCCTCCCTTGCGGGGGACCTCTCTCTGGCCTCACACAATGCCGTgtcttctctgcccctctcttttgacaaatcagaaggaaaaaagcgTAAGAACTCAAGTTCTAGTAGCAAAGCCTGTAAAATCACTAAAATGCCTGGTATGAATAGCGTTCACAAAAAGAACCCGCCCAGCCTTCTCGCACCGATGCCCGATCCCGTTAACAGCACCTCCTCTCGACAG GTGGGAAAAAATAGCAGCCTAGCTTTGTCACAATCCAGCCCTTCAAGCATGTCCAGCCCAGGACACAGCCGACAG
- the ATXN7L1 gene encoding ataxin-7-like protein 1 isoform X6, translating to MCRPSSSPASSPSNSRTSLVQVKTKACLSGHNSASSTSKPFKTPKDNLLTSSSKQHTVFSAKGSRDKPCVPVPVVSLEKIPNLVKADGANVKMNSTTTAVVTACSTSFSAVSTPPLIKPILMSKSVPPSPEKVLNGKGILSTTIDKKHQNGTKNNNKPYRRLSEREFDPNKHCGVLDPETKKPCTRSLTCKTHSLSHRRAVPGRKKQFDLLLAEHKAKSREKEVKDKEHLLTSTREVLPNQSGQAQDPLPGSSGSSGPELKVASPAKSRPPNSVLPSRPIPNKSKLKRKRNPWVTHQPPGNFLAAWDFRLVEDSWSRECKKPGPSSANSISSTTSSNHSGYTPEPPLPPVGGDLASRLSSDEGEMDGADESEKLDCQFSTHHPRPLGFCSFGSRLMGRGYYVFDRRWDRFRFALNSMVEKHLNSQMWKHRNPSHRASGPSPLFRTCLTNLLSLSNIGAAWVSTLESVAPRCPLNLAAQTPGPEGPELGGMAADGAVEDIRKKRNGQDSFFFNKHLTLHQETPTQYSLSARKIPPAADSPMPSPAAHITTPVPASVLQPFSNPSAVYLPSAPISSRLTSSYIMTSAMLSNAAFVTSPDPSALMSHTTAFPHVAATLSIMDSTFKAPSAVSPIPAVIPSPSHKPSKTKTSKSSKVKDLSARSDESPSNKKRKPQSSTSSSSSSFSLQTSLSSSLSGPHKKNCVLNASSALNSYQAALPYNSLSMHNSNNGVSPLSAKLEPSGRTSLPGGPTDIGRHVGSVGGGSDSCPLSVPSLAGDLSLASHNAVSSLPLSFDKSEGKKRKNSSSSSKACKITKMPGMNSVHKKNPPSLLAPMPDPVNSTSSRQVGKNSSLALSQSSPSSMSSPGHSRQKTTNRTGRIRTLP from the exons cgTTCCGGTTCCTGTAGTCAGTTTAGAGAAAATTCCTAACCTAGTGAAGGCAGATGGTGCCAATGTCAAAATGAACTCTACAACCACTGCTGTGGTCACCGCCTGCTCCACCTCGTTCTCTGCTGTCTCTACCCCACCCTTAATTAAGCCGATCTTGATGTCCAAGTCAGTGCCACCTTCCCCAGAGAAGGTCTTAAATGGCAAAGGAATTTTGTCCACCACAATAGACAAGAAACACCAAAATGgcaccaaaaacaacaacaagccTTACAGAAGACTTTCAG AGAGAGAATTTGACCCAAATAAACACTGTGGAGTATTGGATCCTGAGACAAAGAAACCTTGCACAAGATCCCTCACCTGCAAG ACGCATTCACTAAGCCATCGGAGGGCAGTCCCGGGCCGGAAAAAGCAATTTGACCTTCTTCTGGCAGAACACAAAGCCAAGTCCCgggaaaaagaagttaaagataaagagcatCTTCTGACTTCAACAAGGGAAGTACTTCCAAACCAATCCGGGCAGGCACAGGACCCTTTGCCAGGATCTTCAGGGAGCTCTGGGCCAGAACTTAAAGTTGCATCCCCTGCAAAATCCAGGCCACctaactctgtgcttcctag CAGACCTATTCCGAACAAGAGtaagctgaaaagaaaaagaaatccttggGTGACACATCAGCCACCAGGCAACTTCCTGGCTGCTTGGGATTTCAGATTAGTTGAAGATTCGTGGAGCAGGGAGTGCAAAAAACCTGG ACCATCATCTGCAAATAGCATAAGCAGCACCACATCTTCAAATCATAGTGGCTACACTCCGGaaccccctctgcccccagttGGAGGTGACCTTGCCAGCCGACTGTCAAGTGATGAAGGGGAGATGGACGGAGCCGATGAATCTGAGAAGTTAGATTGTCAGTTCTCCACCCACCATCCTAGACCTCTTGGG ttttgctCATTCGGAAGTCGCCTCATGGGACGAGGGTACTATGTGTTTGATAGAAGATGGGATCGTTTTCGATTCGCACTAAACTCCATGGTAGAAAAACACTTGAATTCACAGATGTGGAA GCACAGAAACCCGAGCCACAGGGCATCAGGTCCCTCCCCCCTTTTCAGGACTTGCCTAACCAATCTACTGTCACTGAGCAACATTGGGGCTGCCTGGGTGTCAACTCTGGAGAGCGTAGCACCCCGCTGCCCTCTCAACCTCGCTGCCCAAACCCCAGGCCCGGAGGGGCCCGAACTTGGAGGGATGGCAGCCGATGGGGCCGTGGAAGACATTAGGAAGAAAAGGAACGGCCAagactcttttttctttaacaagcATTTAACTCTGCATCAGGAGACGCCAACACAGTATTCTCTTTCAGCCAG GAAGATCCCTCCTGCGGCAGATAGCCCCATGCCCTCGCCAGCAGCCCACATCACCACCCCTGTTCCAGCATCCGTTTTACAGCCTTTCAGCAACCCCAGTGCTGTGTATCTTCCTTCAGCTCCCATCAGCTCGAGACTCACCTCTTCTTACATAATGACATCAGCCATGCTCTCAAACGCAGCTTTTGTGACATCGCCGGACCCGAGTGCCCTCATGTCACACACCACAGCTTTCCCTCATGTGGCTGCAACCCTCAGCATCATGGACTCAACCTTCAAGGCCCCATCCGCGGTGTCCCCGATACCAGCCGTCATCCCTTCCCCATCCCACAAGCCATCCAAAACCAAAACCAGCAAATCCTCAAAAGTCAAAGACCTGTCTGCCCGTAGCGACGAGTCTCCAAGTAACAAAAAGAGGAAGCCGCAGTCCtcaacttcctcctcctcctcctcattctccttGCAGACATCCCTCTCGTCTTCATTATCAGGGCCCCACAAAAAGAACTGTGTTTTGAATGCCAGTTCAGCTTTGAACTCCTATCAGGCGGCCCTTCCCTATAACAGTCTGTCCATGCACAACTCAAACAATGGGGTGAGCCCACTCAGTGCCAAACTGGAGCCCTCAGGACGGACCTCGCTGCCCGGTGGCCCCACGGACATAGGGAGACACGTGGGCTCGGTGGGCGGTGGCAGTGACTCCTGTCCCCTCTCAGTGCCCTCCCTTGCGGGGGACCTCTCTCTGGCCTCACACAATGCCGTgtcttctctgcccctctcttttgacaaatcagaaggaaaaaagcgTAAGAACTCAAGTTCTAGTAGCAAAGCCTGTAAAATCACTAAAATGCCTGGTATGAATAGCGTTCACAAAAAGAACCCGCCCAGCCTTCTCGCACCGATGCCCGATCCCGTTAACAGCACCTCCTCTCGACAG GTGGGAAAAAATAGCAGCCTAGCTTTGTCACAATCCAGCCCTTCAAGCATGTCCAGCCCAGGACACAGCCGACAG